The following coding sequences are from one Saccopteryx bilineata isolate mSacBil1 chromosome 3, mSacBil1_pri_phased_curated, whole genome shotgun sequence window:
- the GKN1 gene encoding gastrokine-1 — MKLTIVFIGLLGVLLIPALAEYSINISDNNKSSGSGQQSVSVNNEHNVANVDNNNGWNSWNTLWDYKTGFAATRVFHKKACIVHKMNMDAMPSLKALTVMVKEKKLQGEGPGNPPPKGLMYSINPNKVNNLDKFGKSIVSMCRGIPTYMAEEIQGASLFFYSGKCFNANILWIVNVSFCGRTEEN, encoded by the exons ATGAAGCTCACA ATTGTCTTTATTGGACTTCTTGGTGTCCTCCTGATTCCTGCCCTTGCTGAATAT AGTATCAACATCAGTGATAACAACAAGAGTAGTGGAAGTGGGCAACAGTCAGTGAGTGTCAACAATGAACACAACGTGGCCAATGTGGACAACAATAACGGATGGAACTCCTGGAATACGCTCTGGGATTACAAAACT GGCTTTGCTGCCACCAGAGTCTTTCACAAGAAGGCATGCATTGTGCACAAAATGAACATGGACGCCATGCCCTCTCTAAAAGCCCTCACTGTAATGGTcaaggaaaaaaag CTTCAGGGTGAAGGACCAGGGAACCCGCCTCCCAAAGGCTTGATGTACTCAATCAACCCTAACAAAGTCAACAATCTAGACAAGTTTGGAAAATCCATTGTTAGCATGTGCAGGGGCATTCCTACATATATGGCTGAAGAAATTCAAG gGGCAAGCCTATTTTTTTACTCAGGAAAGTGCTTCAATGCTAATATACTCTGGATTGTGAACGTTTCCTTCTGTGGAAGAACAGAGgaaaactaa